From the genome of Saccharomyces eubayanus strain FM1318 chromosome X, whole genome shotgun sequence, one region includes:
- the LAA1 gene encoding AP-1 complex accessory protein LAA1, producing MGNQSLRELIETSTDHGHDLLTWITANLEKVISLKDASDAELQEVKDIHNQLDEFIRYTTTLEDADTLELHSVFTSLSQLYAMSTQCLKDEHPGMVFDSSAFLTNVLCEEDVLIDDEINDPNQTKKKKKSTMKKKKYIYTPAKDIACTVLIQLFEIFGSEVSSLVPLLFSAVFKNLKKIMEKSKYHHATFMTLLLQLFNAILRNSNNDDKILDPTTYAKFSKLSKTVFDSIYSDEKDFPVSFVSVLIECWVAHFKQTAFIKEHAHDILETIYSKFTEGEIGVYGFANDKTRLSTAKSLAEILFDYYFSKEILTLQEVWSIYVRIFLNSDTRDVKSGCFESIIHFISLNLLADKTFLSNSKYLDTVLSLSQIFSDYEVNNKSMNTLTRYLRYFQHMHEFILPHLSDTAKTQVLYHILGCSDSYLNSSKTDSAKSLKYGVDVKPGTQWLTLVQLDLTYVLIRDLNSTFATEEYTIKEIRDKLVELATCEIFTIRVHTMEILRVFLNNCPEYLSETIENSLHALSSDFKSTEKFVFYRNHGHAFIIANLIKDAKSDYISYELIMRITVFSTSFIKNNTTSTSSNLYFKGLLCWILLIGLMNYKDEQYLKLQTSQLFLFWKVLLTHTYTYHDEDELYKNLEIRNHALTCLLTYLSNTQIDKDMAKQVSYLLTKCSNFNHSVDLKSKNIDNALLHNENRILQVYLKLEKYISGDFNSSLLILIVKNFSDPNLYTESSSSGLSNLKHIRNKKVGNKDDLENNAVSESSINSLLRQNNGFAFGLSSKIASDRIASLSMSPANKYDESISGNWPSKDYDWYNIFEKEISKPISPILSLDSLILLYGSGSYSQTDRYAPQVTTSLIDSSMELFSSVFPFLNSKIQYSVMETLNLSMFSKMTTPLRSVAIAANVCSALHSALYIMQERSLELDYTVGQLIIESIKKIQFFNDTFLTKIKADCIGLLTAAIARTYNDEERQRFLIEQSRIFIKNVADMEEPYLRMFHVLSLATIFKYNSQYANFETSFNVIFALTNDPHPVVHSWSLKAMHVLLEKHLVIDLKTTSMLLNFMEEALINDRYGAYGRSTLRCNYNREFNSHVAIGEILRTLAETVGPNFLELNPKVLDSFRNTTLSLLISNNTLNNIISIKIFENMATFKMKSILNYGIFISSSKNIIKNSIVTGIGSTYFNSTFTGSNELIPCTSSLKSAFENFDSFTLLYKLQMEEIFMKGMESLSWRYLALFPNSRSVRSYFTEWILHTLEEDSHWFDKLYSVFNMNIGRLFQSYYRDVTVLLKLNGLQKSSEKEIKGEEEESIANVSQMANTDTHDLGSDSIQWKSKQVILDLILTLCLESEKHEKLLVALSKKLADLIEISFRGSTVRCEDMKLTGLQILNFVLKNYSSMRDPQIPESSILEQQEAQITSALMPAFSKGSSPTVISFAITVAAEVLASNIMPPTKLGRISQLLIDLLRNLKDSTSSINVGEAVIVTPKAKRKIELAVLDAWAEVVQRSITSSNEELVSFTKKYWNILVPLWIISLREYMMIKYDENDATLELKNQSKDNTFIELRSTKIELYEPVWLNFVEALGCTLDSDVNIILGSLDNEELEYFIFVLFSQCLEAIVKNIDDHSIKMQVLPALHNVLKCNLCTKHLFEDDIIAEVVGIMDRLISTGDSKEEFLLVDIINDLIIGYTKCNTTPETFLQDIDKLYELLRLLMMIISKRLPFIKYNVLDSNDNNNEIKLSTTDIDLLKKTFIAFESNISKFDNMFKLDLYSCLLFIIGKIYECGDRDLIIPIILPLFKALVKALTDSEDDKNIALLEIFYGSIKDVIYNKLNSNNKIATILILLSNGYSNLSNQELSGCADILLEALNNSTTQPITFQGFKRIISNTAKYSSLQYLMKLVIKRFFQDIQAKDSLSLANIEMKLIIQFTGEVIKQDNSKASSSIALCLSFFVRYHEAYMNKVDKEVAKEIMALAKLDKNSFKGAIANILNPEQKASIVSLMDAYAQSESVGSVEEPFQLKSFN from the coding sequence ATGGGAAATCAGTCTCTTAGAGAACTCATAGAAACGTCAACAGATCACGGCCATGACCTGTTAACGTGGATAACTGCCAATTTGGAGAAGGTGATATCTTTGAAGGACGCCAGTGACGCTGAATTACAGGAGGTTAAAGACATACATAACCAATTGGATGAATTTATAAGATATACCACAACATTAGAGGATGCGGATACTTTAGAGCTGCACTCGGTGTTCACCAGCCTGTCTCAGCTTTATGCAATGTCCACACAATGTCTAAAAGACGAACATCCTGGGATGGTATTCGATTCCTCTGCATTTCTGACCAATGTATTATGTGAGGAGGATGTCTTGATCGATGACGAAATTAATGATCCTAAccaaacgaagaaaaaaaaaaaatcaacaatgaagaaaaagaagtatatatacacaccTGCAAAAGATATTGCATGTACCGTTTTGATTcaattatttgaaatttttggaagtGAAGTTTCATCTTTGGTCCCATTGCTGTTTAGTGCAgtattcaaaaacttgaaaaagatcaTGGAAAAGAGTAAATATCACCATGCAACTTTTATGACGTTACTACTTCAACTGTTTAATGCGATCCTAAGAAATTCTAATAATGATGACAAAATCTTAGATCCAACTACATATGCAAAATTCTCAAAGCTATCCAAAACCGTTTTCGACAGTATTTATTCGGATGAAAAGGACTTCCCAGTGAGTTTTGTGTCTGTACTGATAGAATGTTGGGTGGCTCATTTCAAACAAACAGCTTTTATCAAAGAGCATGCTCATGATATCCTAGAAACAATATATTCTAAATTTACGGAGGGCGAGATAGGGGTTTATGGTTTTGCCAACGATAAGACACGTCTCTCTACGGCAAAGTCTTTAGCGGAGATCTTATTTGATTATTACTTCTCAAAAGAGATCCTAACTTTGCAAGAAGTATGGTCGATTTACGTGAgaatttttctaaattcTGACACTCGAGATGTGAAAAGCGGTTGTTTTGAATCTATTATACATTTTATTAGTTTAAATTTACTTGCTGACAAAACCTTCCTGAGTAACTCAAAATACCTTGATACAGTGCTATCTTTAAGTCAGATCTTTAGTGATTACGAAGTGAATAATAAAAGCATGAACACATTAACAAGGTATTTGAGGTACTTTCAACATATGCATGAATTCATATTACCACATCTGAGTGACACTGCTAAAACTCAAGTGCTATATCATATATTAGGTTGTTCGGATTCTTACCTGAATTCCTCTAAAACGGATTCAGCGAAAAGCTTAAAGTACGGCGTTGATGTTAAGCCTGGCACACAGTGGCTTACACTAGTACAACTAGATTTGACGTATGTTTTAATACGCGATTTGAACTCTACATTTGCCACTGAGGAGTATActattaaagaaattagagATAAACTAGTTGAATTGGCCACGTGTGAAATCTTTACAATCCGTGTTCACACAATGGAAATTTTGAGAGTTTTCCTCAATAATTGTCCGGAGTATCTTTCGGAGACTATAGAAAACTCTCTACATGCGTTATCCAGTGATTTCAAATCGACTGAAAAGTTTGTCTTTTATAGAAATCATGGACATGCTTTTATTATAGCGAATTTGATTAAAGACGCCAAGAGCGACTATATCTCGTACGAGCTAATTATGAGAATTACGGTTTTCTCCACTTCATTCATTAAAAACAATACCACGTCTACATCCTCCAATTTATACTTCAAAGGTCTTTTATGCTGGATACTATTGATCGGACTAATGAATTATAAAGATGAACAATATTTGAAACTACAAACATCTcaattatttcttttctggaAAGTTTTATTAACGCACACTTACACGTATCACGACGAGGATGAATTGTACaagaatttggaaataaGAAACCACGCCTTGACCTGTTTATTGACGTATTTAAGTAATACCCAAATTGACAAAGATATGGCCAAGCAAGTATCATATTTGTTGACTAAATGTTCCAATTTCAACCATTCCGTTGATTTGAAATCTAAAAACATCGACAATGCACTATTGCACAACGAGAACAGGATCCTACAGGTTTACCTCAAATTAGAAAAGTACATAAGTGGCGATTTCAATAGCTCGTTACTAATATTAATCGTAAAGAATTTCTCAGATCCCAATCTCTATACAGAGTCAAGCTCTTCTGGTTTAAGCAACCTCAAACACATTCGTAACAAGAAGGTGGGGAATAAAGACGATCTAGAAAATAACGCCGTCTCAGAATCCTCAATAAATTCTTTACTCCGTCAAAACAATGGTTTCGCCTTTGGTCTTTCTAGTAAGATAGCTAGCGACCGTATTGCAAGTCTGTCAATGTCCCCTGCTAACAAATATGACGAATCAATTAGTGGAAACTGGCCATCTAAGGATTACGATTGGTACAACATTTTCGAGAAGGAAATATCAAAACCAATTTCTCCAATTCTATCTCTGGACTCATTGATCCTACTATATGGATCCGGATCTTACTCGCAAACTGATCGTTATGCACCTCAGGTTACTACATCTCTAATCGACTCCTCTATGGAgctcttttcttctgtaTTTCCATTTCTGAATAGTAAAATACAGTACTCTGTTATGGAAACTTTAAACTTGTCaatgttttccaagatgACTACCCCGTTGAGAAGTGTTGCAATTGCGGCCAACGTTTGTAGTGCGTTGCATAGTGCTTTGTACATTATGCAAGAAAGAAGCTTAGAGCTGGACTACACAGTGGGGCAATTAATTATTGAatctatcaaaaaaattcagttttttaatgacacttttttaacaaaaatcaaagcaGATTGTATAGGGTTACTTACAGCCGCTATTGCACGGACATATAACGATGAAGAGAGGCAAAGGTTTCTTATAGAACAATCAAGAATATTCATTAAAAACGTTGCAGATATGGAAGAGCCATACTTAAGAATGTTTCACGTGCTATCGCTGGCaacaattttcaaatacaatTCACAATACGcaaattttgaaacctCATTTAATGTAATTTTTGCGCTAACAAATGACCCACATCCTGTGGTCCATTCTTGGTCATTGAAGGCAATGCACGTTCTCCTTGAGAAGCACTTGGTTATTGATCTGAAAACAACATCTATGCTGCTCAATTTTATGGAAGAGGCGCTGATAAACGACAGATATGGTGCCTACGGGCGCTCCACTCTTCGCTGCAACTACAATAGAGAATTTAATTCACATGTGGCAATTGGTGAAATTTTAAGGACTTTAGCTGAAACGGTGGGCCCAAACTTTCTAGAGCTGAATCCTAAGGTTCTTGATTCGTTCAGGAATACTACTTTATCTTTATTGATTTCCAATAACACACTCAACAATATCATTAGCATTAAAATATTCGAAAATATGGCTACgttcaaaatgaaaagcaTTCTAAACTACGGaatattcatttcttcCTCTAAGAATATAATTAAAAATTCAATAGTTACAGGAATAGGATCCACATATTTTAACTCTACCTTTACAGGCTCAAATGAACTTATTCCATGTACTTCGAGTTTAAAAAGCGCTTTCGAAAACTTTGATTCATTCACATTATTGTACAAATTACAAATGGAAGAAATATTCATGAAAGGGATGGAAAGTTTAAGCTGGAGATATTTGGcgctttttccaaattctcGCTCTGTGAGGAGTTACTTTACCGAATGGATATTGCATActcttgaagaagacagcCATTGGTTCGACAAATTGTATTCGGTTTTCAATATGAATATAGGAAGACTATTTCAAAGTTATTACAGGGACGTGACAGTGTTATTAAAGCTAAACGGTCTCCAAAAATCTtcagagaaagaaataaaaggtgaagaagaagaatcgATAGCTAACGTTAGCCAGATGGCCAATACAGATACCCACGATCTCGGCTCAGACAGCATTCAATGGAAGAGCAAACAAGTtattttggatttgattTTAACATTGTGTTTGGAATCCgaaaaacatgaaaaattacTTGTTGCTTTGAGTAAAAAGCTTGCGGATCTCATTGAAATCTCATTCCGCGGATCTACAGTCAGGTGCGAGGATATGAAGTTGACAGGATTacaaattttgaattttgtgCTCAAGAACTACTCATCAATGAGAGATCCTCAGATTCCTGAATCGTCGATATTAGAACAACAGGAAGCTCAAATAACTAGCGCGTTGATGCCTGCATTCAGTAAAGGAAGCTCACCTACGGTAATATCCTTCGCTATCACTGTTGCCGCTGAAGTGCTAGCTTCCAATATCATGCCACCTACTAAACTAGGAAGAATTTCCCAACTATTGATTGATCTTTTGCgcaatttgaaagattctACTTCCAGCATAAATGTAGGTGAAGCTGTCATTGTTACGCCAAAAGCAAAACGGAAAATTGAACTTGCCGTTTTGGACGCTTGGGCGGAGGTAGTACAAAGGTCCATCACCTCATCAAACGAAGAACTCGTCTCTTTCACAAAGAAGTATTGGAATATTTTGGTTCCATTATGGATCATTTCTCTTCGCGAATACatgatgataaaatatGATGAGAATGACGCTACActggaattgaaaaatcaatcGAAAGACAATACCTTTATTGAATTAAGAAGTACAAAGATTGAATTATATGAGCCAGTCTGGTTAAATTTTGTAGAGGCACTTGGATGCACGCTTGATTCAGACGTTAACATTATTCTAGGATCTCTTGATAACGAGGAATTGGagtattttatttttgttttgtttagcCAATGCTTGGAGGCTATCGTCAAGAATATTGATGACCATTCAATTAAGATGCAGGTCCTACCTGCTTTGCATAATGTTTTAAAATGTAATTTATGCACCAAAcatttatttgaagatgatataATTGCTGAAGTTGTTGGGATAATGGATAGGCTTATTTCTACAGGTGAtagcaaagaagaatttttacTTGTTGATATCATCAACGACTTGATCATTGGTTATACAAAATGCAATACTACACCTGAGACGTTTCTACAAGATATCGACAAATTATATGAATTACTGCGGCTgttaatgatgataatttcaaaaagactGCCATTTATCAAGTATAATGTGTTAGACAGCAATGATAACAATAACGAAATAAAGCTATCCACCACTGACATTGATTTGCTGAAAAAAACGTTCATCGCATTCGAGTCAAACATTAGTAAGTTTGACAATATGTTTAAGCTAGATCTCTATTCCTGTCTTTTATTCATCATAGGGAAGATTTATGAATGCGGTGATCGCGACTTGATAATCCCAATTATACTTCCGCTTTTCAAGGCATTGGTAAAGGCACTTACAGACTCTGAGGATGATAAAAACATTGCGTtacttgaaattttttacGGGTCAATAAAGGATGTGATTTATAATAAACTAAActcaaacaacaaaattgCTACCATTTTAATTTTACTGTCCAACGGATACTCCAATCTAAGCAATCAAGAACTGAGTGGCTGCGCAGATATCCTATTGGAAGCACTAAACAACTCTACTACACAACCTATTACTTTCCAaggtttcaaaagaataatatcGAATACCGCTAAATACTCGTCATTACAATACTTGATGAAGTTGGTCATAAAGagatttttccaagatatCCAAGCTAAAGATTCTTTATCTCTAGCGAACATTGAAATGAAGCTAATAATCCAATTCACAGGGGAAGTAATTAAGCAAGACAACTCAAAAGCGTCATCGTCAATTGCGTTAtgtctttctttctttgtcaGATATCATGAGGCTTATATGAACAAAGTGGACAAAGAGGTTGCAAAGGAAATCATGGCTCTGGCCAAATTGGACAAAAATTCCTTCAAAGGTGCTATtgcaaatattttaaatcCCGAACAGAAAGCAAGTATTGTTTCTTTAATGGATGCTTATGCTCAGTCAGAATCTGTAGGATCTGTCGAAGAACCCTTTCAATTGAAATCCTTCAACTAA